Proteins encoded within one genomic window of Camarhynchus parvulus chromosome 14, STF_HiC, whole genome shotgun sequence:
- the ZDHHC4 gene encoding probable palmitoyltransferase ZDHHC4 isoform X2, with the protein MDFLTLFLLYLCSVLAVAALLCLCSGRQESFLARSVARASQVLSLVIPSQLQRVAQRALHRLFHTRSCLFVVLHVALQAAVFGEYTWEVFVYCWELQFPLLLLLLPYLLLAANLGCFLLCSRADPGTVTKSNAASLAKVYAYDGVLFQRGLVCPTCTLEKPARSKHCSVCRTCVHRFDHHCVWVNNCIGAGNAGAFLLYLLSLTATAGAVAAVTAALLIHVLLLSNAVHGTYLDAQGQEQPVGIPLLVQDCLHAGLCHPAHPDPGGILLLQSVFGPHQPDHQRMVQIPKIWELPPSPLAAS; encoded by the exons ATGGATTTCCTGACGCTGTTCCTGCTGTACCTGTGCTCCGTGCTGGCCGTcgctgccctgctgtgcctctgctcgGGAAGGCAGGAGAGCTTCCTCGCCAGGAGTGTCGCCAGGGCCAGCCAG GTGCTGTCACTGGTGatccccagccagctgcagagggTGGCACAGCGGGCACTGCACAGGCTCTTCCACACAAG GAGCTGTTTGTTTGTGGTCCTGCACGtagccctgcaggctgcagtgtTTGGGGAGTACACCTGGGAGGTGTTTGTGtactgctgggagctgcagttccccctgctcctgctgctgctgccctacctgctgctggctgccaacCTGGgctgcttcctgctctgctcccggGCCGACCCTG GTACAGTGACGAAATCCAACGCTGCATCCCTGGCTAAGGTTTATGCCTATGATGGGGTGTTGTTCCAGAGAGGCCTTGTGTGTCCCACGTGCACCCTGGAGAAACCAGCCAGGTCCAAGCACTGCA GCGTGTGCAGGACGTGTGTGCATCGCTTCGACCACCACTGCGTGTGGGTGAACAACTGCATCGGGGCGGGCAACGCGGGCGCGTTCCTGCTCTACCTGCTGTCCCTGACGGCCACCGCCGGCGCCgtggctgctgtcactgctgccctcCTCATCCacgtgctgctgctctccaacGCCGTGCACGGCACCTACCTGGatgcccagggccaggagcagcccgTGGGGATCCCCCTGCTCGTCCAG GATTGTCTTCATGCTGGGCTTTGTCATCCTGCTCACCCTGATCCTGGGGGGATATTGCTCCTTCAGTCTGTATTTGGCCCTCACCAACCAGACCACCAACGAATGGTGCAAATCCCGAAGATTTGGGAGCTCCCCCCATCTCCCCTCGCAGCCTCATGA
- the ZDHHC4 gene encoding probable palmitoyltransferase ZDHHC4 isoform X1 → MDFLTLFLLYLCSVLAVAALLCLCSGRQESFLARSVARASQVLSLVIPSQLQRVAQRALHRLFHTRSCLFVVLHVALQAAVFGEYTWEVFVYCWELQFPLLLLLLPYLLLAANLGCFLLCSRADPGTVTKSNAASLAKVYAYDGVLFQRGLVCPTCTLEKPARSKHCSVCRTCVHRFDHHCVWVNNCIGAGNAGAFLLYLLSLTATAGAVAAVTAALLIHVLLLSNAVHGTYLDAQGQEQPVGIPLLVQHLFLTFPRIVFMLGFVILLTLILGGYCSFSLYLALTNQTTNEWCKSRRFGSSPHLPSQPHDRPLVYKNIYSKGIWRNLKEIFNPPTVLERKKKT, encoded by the exons ATGGATTTCCTGACGCTGTTCCTGCTGTACCTGTGCTCCGTGCTGGCCGTcgctgccctgctgtgcctctgctcgGGAAGGCAGGAGAGCTTCCTCGCCAGGAGTGTCGCCAGGGCCAGCCAG GTGCTGTCACTGGTGatccccagccagctgcagagggTGGCACAGCGGGCACTGCACAGGCTCTTCCACACAAG GAGCTGTTTGTTTGTGGTCCTGCACGtagccctgcaggctgcagtgtTTGGGGAGTACACCTGGGAGGTGTTTGTGtactgctgggagctgcagttccccctgctcctgctgctgctgccctacctgctgctggctgccaacCTGGgctgcttcctgctctgctcccggGCCGACCCTG GTACAGTGACGAAATCCAACGCTGCATCCCTGGCTAAGGTTTATGCCTATGATGGGGTGTTGTTCCAGAGAGGCCTTGTGTGTCCCACGTGCACCCTGGAGAAACCAGCCAGGTCCAAGCACTGCA GCGTGTGCAGGACGTGTGTGCATCGCTTCGACCACCACTGCGTGTGGGTGAACAACTGCATCGGGGCGGGCAACGCGGGCGCGTTCCTGCTCTACCTGCTGTCCCTGACGGCCACCGCCGGCGCCgtggctgctgtcactgctgccctcCTCATCCacgtgctgctgctctccaacGCCGTGCACGGCACCTACCTGGatgcccagggccaggagcagcccgTGGGGATCCCCCTGCTCGTCCAG caCCTTTTCTTGACTTTCCCCAGGATTGTCTTCATGCTGGGCTTTGTCATCCTGCTCACCCTGATCCTGGGGGGATATTGCTCCTTCAGTCTGTATTTGGCCCTCACCAACCAGACCACCAACGAATGGTGCAAATCCCGAAGATTTGGGAGCTCCCCCCATCTCCCCTCGCAGCCTCATGACAGACCCCTCGTCTACAAAAACATCTATTCCAAAGGGATCTGGAGGAATTTAAAGGAAATCTTTAACCCTCCTACCGTgctggaaaggaagaagaaaacatga
- the E4F1 gene encoding transcription factor E4F1 isoform X2, with the protein MPVPGGAGELLGRDPGAGSGDTPTARSLGPVPGHVPCPGPADRAFPADEDDVHKCGRCQSEFSSLQEFVQHKLQKGCQRPPDPLAGLLGHEGQKVVPAVEESITVAHIVVEASSIAEEISNASAIVGSGHIKEVIVAGDHVFENPNGHVDGEVSEEQDIKVKLQVNKEGRYVCELCQKTFKTASILKAHMITHSSRKDYECKLCGTSFRTKGSLIRHHRRHTDERPYKCKNCGKSFRESGALTRHLKSLTPCTEKIRFNMTKEIVVNKDDLPPGPCSSTTDTVSSIASESMEASPVIHLVTDAKGNVLHEVHVQMQGLPMVDAKPLDPDQPHPEELPCEGEVNSENLLRQAMRNSGIVIERVALEEVQKPDEPVAAAPEELENKGMEVDEEPCVKVEGVESTPAEGTNGYKRYICSHCNEAFSEAAALESHSKSHTEYKPFKCEECGKEFTKGYLLKKHQEVHVNERRFRCGECGKLYKTIAHVKGHRRVHSDERPYACPKCGKRYKTKNAQQVHFRTHLEDKPYVCQFCSRGFREKGSLVRHIRHHTGEKPFRCYKCGRGFAEHGTLNRHLRTKGGCLLAMKEVEEVIVSEESQSADNLAATVLSEDPHTVLVEFSSVVADTQEYIIETSTEDMETSEATEIIEGTRHEMDSHIMKVVQQIVNQANPGHQIIVQNVTVAEGGAAADAADTITIATPESLTEQVAMTLASAIGDGAVLATDGGLAAQEATVTMVASEDIEIMEHAGEFVIAAQEGDVEVQTVIV; encoded by the exons ATGCCGGTGccgggaggggctggggagctgctgggacgGGATCCCGGGGCAGGGAGCGGGGATACACCGACCGCCCGGTCCCTCGGCCCTGTCCCCGGCCATGTGCCCTGTCCCGGCCCCGCTGACCGCGCTTTCCCCGCAGACGAGGATGACGTGCACAAGTGCGGGCGCTGCCAGTCGGAgttcagctccctgcaggagttCGTGCAGCACAAGCTGCAGAAGGGCTGCCAGCGCCCTCCCGACCCGCTCGCCGGGCTCCTCGGCCACGAAGGACAAAAG gtGGTTCCTGCTGTCGAGGAGTCCATCACTGTTGCTCACATTGTTGTTGAAGCATCTTCCATAGCAGAGGAGATCAGCAATGCCTCGGCCATCGTAG GCAGTGGGCACATCAAAGAGGTCATTGTAGCAGGAGACCATGTGTTTGAGAACCCGAATGGCCACGTGGATGGGGAGGTCAGTGAGGAGCAGGACATCAAGGTCAAGCTGCAGGTGAACAAGGAGGGGCGGTACGTGTGTGAGCTGTGCCAGAAGACATTTAAAACT GCCAGCATCCTCAAAGCTCACATGAtcactcacagcagcaggaaggactATGAGTGTAAACTCTGTGGGACTTCCTTTAGGACAAAGGGGTCTCTGATCCGACACCATCGGCGGCACACGG ATGAAAGACCTTACAAATGCAAGAATTGTGGGAAAAGCTTCCGAGAATCAGGAGCTTTGACTCGGCACCTTAAATCTCTGACACCTTGCACTGAAAAAATCCGCTTCAACATGACCAAAGAAATAGTTGTCAACAAAGATGATCTGCCACCAG GACCCTGCAGCTCCACCACAGACACAGTGTCCTCCATAGCGAGCGAATCCATGGAGGCCTCCCCTGTCATCCACCTCGTGACAGATGCAAAAGGCAACGTGCTCCATGAGGTCCATGTCCAGATGCAGGGACTGCCCATGGTGGATGCAAAGCCCCTGGATCCAGAC cagccgCATCCCGAGGAGCTGCCCTGCGAGGGGGAAGTGAACAGTGAGAACCTGCTGAGGCAGGCCATGAGGAATTCGGGGATTGTCATCGAGAGAGTGGCTCTGGAGGAGGTGCAGAAGCCGGATGAAcctgtggcagctgctccagaagagctggagaaCAAAGGGATGGAAGTAGACGAGGAGCCGTGTGTTAAAGTGGAAGGAGTGGAGTCT ACACCTGCAGAAGGAACCAACGGGTACAAACGTTACATTTGCTCTCACTGTAATGAAGCCTTCAGTGAAGCTGCTGCCCTGGAATCTCACAGCAAGAGTCACACAG AGTACAAACCTTTCAAGTGTGAGGAGTGTGGCAAGGAGTTCACCAAGGGCTACCTGCTGAAGAAGCACCAGGAGGTGCACGTGAACGAGCGGCGGTTCCGCTGCGGGGAGTGTGGCAAGCTCTACAAGACCATCGCCCACGTCAAGGGGCACCGGCGCGTGCACTCGGACGAGCGGCCCTACGCCTGCCCCAAGTGTGGCAAGCGCTACAAGACAAAG AACGCCCAGCAGGTGCATTTCCGTACCCACCTGGAGGACAAGCCCTACGTGTGCCAGTTCTGCAGCCGGGGGTTCCGGGAGAAGGGCTCCCTGGTGCGCCACATCCGCCACCACACCGGCGAGAAGCCCTTCAGGTGCTACAAGTGCGGCCGCGGCTTCGCCGAGCACGGCACCCTCAACAGGCACCTCAGAACCAAAG GTGGCTGCCTCCTTGCTATGAAGGAGGTGGAAGAAGTGATAGTGTCAGAGGAGAGTCAGTCTGCTGACAACTTGGCAGCCACAGTCCTTTCGGAGGATCCGCACACGGTTCTGGTGGAGTTCTCCTCAGTGGTGGCAGACACCCAGGAGTACATCATCGAG ACTTCTACCGAAGACATGGAGACCAGTGAAGCTACTGAAATAATAGAGGGAACAAGACATGAG ATGGACAGCCACATCATGAAGGTGGTGCAGCAGATCGTGAACCAGGCCAACCCGGGCCACCAGATCATCGTGCAGAACGTCACCGTGGCCGAGGGCGGCGCGGCCGCCGACGCCGCCGACACCATCACCATCGCCACCCCCGAGAGCCTCACCGAGCAGGTGGCCATGACCCTGGCCTCGGCCATCGGCGACGGCGCCGTGCTGGCCACCGACGGCGGCCTGGCCGCGCAGGAGGCCACCGTCACCATGGTGGCCTCCGAGGACATCGAGATCATGGAGCACGCCGGGGAGTTCGTCATCGCCGCGCAGGAGGGAGACGTGGAGGTGCAGACTGTGATCGTGTGA
- the E4F1 gene encoding transcription factor E4F1 isoform X1, which translates to MPVPGGAGELLGRDPGAGSGDTPTARSLGPVPGHVPCPGPADRAFPADEDDVHKCGRCQSEFSSLQEFVQHKLQKGCQRPPDPLAGLLGHEGQKVVPAVEESITVAHIVVEASSIAEEISNASAIVGSGHIKEVIVAGDHVFENPNGHVDGEVSEEQDIKVKLQVNKEGRYVCELCQKTFKTASILKAHMITHSSRKDYECKLCGTSFRTKGSLIRHHRRHTDERPYKCKNCGKSFRESGALTRHLKSLTPCTEKIRFNMTKEIVVNKDDLPPGPCSSTTDTVSSIASESMEASPVIHLVTDAKGNVLHEVHVQMQGLPMVDAKPLDPDQPHPEELPCEGEVNSENLLRQAMRNSGIVIERVALEEVQKPDEPVAAAPEELENKGMEVDEEPCVKVEGVESQTPAEGTNGYKRYICSHCNEAFSEAAALESHSKSHTEYKPFKCEECGKEFTKGYLLKKHQEVHVNERRFRCGECGKLYKTIAHVKGHRRVHSDERPYACPKCGKRYKTKNAQQVHFRTHLEDKPYVCQFCSRGFREKGSLVRHIRHHTGEKPFRCYKCGRGFAEHGTLNRHLRTKGGCLLAMKEVEEVIVSEESQSADNLAATVLSEDPHTVLVEFSSVVADTQEYIIETSTEDMETSEATEIIEGTRHEMDSHIMKVVQQIVNQANPGHQIIVQNVTVAEGGAAADAADTITIATPESLTEQVAMTLASAIGDGAVLATDGGLAAQEATVTMVASEDIEIMEHAGEFVIAAQEGDVEVQTVIV; encoded by the exons ATGCCGGTGccgggaggggctggggagctgctgggacgGGATCCCGGGGCAGGGAGCGGGGATACACCGACCGCCCGGTCCCTCGGCCCTGTCCCCGGCCATGTGCCCTGTCCCGGCCCCGCTGACCGCGCTTTCCCCGCAGACGAGGATGACGTGCACAAGTGCGGGCGCTGCCAGTCGGAgttcagctccctgcaggagttCGTGCAGCACAAGCTGCAGAAGGGCTGCCAGCGCCCTCCCGACCCGCTCGCCGGGCTCCTCGGCCACGAAGGACAAAAG gtGGTTCCTGCTGTCGAGGAGTCCATCACTGTTGCTCACATTGTTGTTGAAGCATCTTCCATAGCAGAGGAGATCAGCAATGCCTCGGCCATCGTAG GCAGTGGGCACATCAAAGAGGTCATTGTAGCAGGAGACCATGTGTTTGAGAACCCGAATGGCCACGTGGATGGGGAGGTCAGTGAGGAGCAGGACATCAAGGTCAAGCTGCAGGTGAACAAGGAGGGGCGGTACGTGTGTGAGCTGTGCCAGAAGACATTTAAAACT GCCAGCATCCTCAAAGCTCACATGAtcactcacagcagcaggaaggactATGAGTGTAAACTCTGTGGGACTTCCTTTAGGACAAAGGGGTCTCTGATCCGACACCATCGGCGGCACACGG ATGAAAGACCTTACAAATGCAAGAATTGTGGGAAAAGCTTCCGAGAATCAGGAGCTTTGACTCGGCACCTTAAATCTCTGACACCTTGCACTGAAAAAATCCGCTTCAACATGACCAAAGAAATAGTTGTCAACAAAGATGATCTGCCACCAG GACCCTGCAGCTCCACCACAGACACAGTGTCCTCCATAGCGAGCGAATCCATGGAGGCCTCCCCTGTCATCCACCTCGTGACAGATGCAAAAGGCAACGTGCTCCATGAGGTCCATGTCCAGATGCAGGGACTGCCCATGGTGGATGCAAAGCCCCTGGATCCAGAC cagccgCATCCCGAGGAGCTGCCCTGCGAGGGGGAAGTGAACAGTGAGAACCTGCTGAGGCAGGCCATGAGGAATTCGGGGATTGTCATCGAGAGAGTGGCTCTGGAGGAGGTGCAGAAGCCGGATGAAcctgtggcagctgctccagaagagctggagaaCAAAGGGATGGAAGTAGACGAGGAGCCGTGTGTTAAAGTGGAAGGAGTGGAGTCT CAGACACCTGCAGAAGGAACCAACGGGTACAAACGTTACATTTGCTCTCACTGTAATGAAGCCTTCAGTGAAGCTGCTGCCCTGGAATCTCACAGCAAGAGTCACACAG AGTACAAACCTTTCAAGTGTGAGGAGTGTGGCAAGGAGTTCACCAAGGGCTACCTGCTGAAGAAGCACCAGGAGGTGCACGTGAACGAGCGGCGGTTCCGCTGCGGGGAGTGTGGCAAGCTCTACAAGACCATCGCCCACGTCAAGGGGCACCGGCGCGTGCACTCGGACGAGCGGCCCTACGCCTGCCCCAAGTGTGGCAAGCGCTACAAGACAAAG AACGCCCAGCAGGTGCATTTCCGTACCCACCTGGAGGACAAGCCCTACGTGTGCCAGTTCTGCAGCCGGGGGTTCCGGGAGAAGGGCTCCCTGGTGCGCCACATCCGCCACCACACCGGCGAGAAGCCCTTCAGGTGCTACAAGTGCGGCCGCGGCTTCGCCGAGCACGGCACCCTCAACAGGCACCTCAGAACCAAAG GTGGCTGCCTCCTTGCTATGAAGGAGGTGGAAGAAGTGATAGTGTCAGAGGAGAGTCAGTCTGCTGACAACTTGGCAGCCACAGTCCTTTCGGAGGATCCGCACACGGTTCTGGTGGAGTTCTCCTCAGTGGTGGCAGACACCCAGGAGTACATCATCGAG ACTTCTACCGAAGACATGGAGACCAGTGAAGCTACTGAAATAATAGAGGGAACAAGACATGAG ATGGACAGCCACATCATGAAGGTGGTGCAGCAGATCGTGAACCAGGCCAACCCGGGCCACCAGATCATCGTGCAGAACGTCACCGTGGCCGAGGGCGGCGCGGCCGCCGACGCCGCCGACACCATCACCATCGCCACCCCCGAGAGCCTCACCGAGCAGGTGGCCATGACCCTGGCCTCGGCCATCGGCGACGGCGCCGTGCTGGCCACCGACGGCGGCCTGGCCGCGCAGGAGGCCACCGTCACCATGGTGGCCTCCGAGGACATCGAGATCATGGAGCACGCCGGGGAGTTCGTCATCGCCGCGCAGGAGGGAGACGTGGAGGTGCAGACTGTGATCGTGTGA